A genome region from Acidobacteriota bacterium includes the following:
- a CDS encoding DUF3857 domain-containing protein, with protein sequence MRFTRGPVALVCLAATLSMARAAELDRLWIHPGAKTMSAEEKSMQPDPSGGSQHGVILVAETESHGDAERGHAMQVSHHFRARIFTNEARDLANVEIPFNRQEGKLLEWWGRVILPDGTVREVEQKDLVEETQGRRGGEVVRVLKASLPGVVPGCVIDYGYSYTWPRYNPWLRVPIQWRWPVRQFRYRWVPPEDFTSSYFTERIEGLDVVIKNEPRAISVTGRNLPAVPDEPFMPPREELGAAISFTSTTVGLSAEGFWGRVSQDLDRRTAQFLGNGKAISTLLSASGVVTGEPRAASLRRVYDWIRAHVRDVDSGDAEDFPDQYELDEAVRRGQKPAAASTAEDIVRAGEGHASELALLFIGAARALGDRAFPVLATDRRTRYYNELLMGLSQFEYEVAVVWDPAIPGDPELVVAPGSGLPIGELPWWITGTRGFLAAPERPRTLMLPPAQARRNVRDTKAEVTFPGGGGPAHVSFSVAGTGQPSYVERTELLQLGSEARKARLVEMCWGHSTLDVAEADYPGLDERRDDARRVCAGENQGPGPLADAAACEFAIQGPWSVGAPILPEENRTHPIVLPYPETDILSLDVTTPPGFETTAPPETVTFESPYGRYLLSVTATETGYHVERMSTITALGLPASEYAPFREFFERIRKADKTALHFTRSAPKP encoded by the coding sequence ATGAGATTCACGAGGGGGCCGGTTGCGCTCGTTTGCCTCGCGGCGACGCTTTCGATGGCGCGCGCGGCGGAGCTCGACAGGCTCTGGATCCACCCGGGCGCGAAGACGATGTCGGCCGAGGAGAAGTCGATGCAGCCGGATCCGAGCGGGGGCTCGCAGCACGGCGTCATCCTCGTGGCGGAGACCGAGAGCCACGGCGACGCGGAGCGCGGGCACGCCATGCAGGTGTCCCATCACTTCCGTGCCCGCATCTTCACGAACGAGGCCCGCGATCTCGCGAACGTCGAGATCCCGTTCAACCGGCAGGAGGGGAAGCTTCTCGAGTGGTGGGGGCGCGTGATTCTCCCCGATGGCACGGTGCGCGAGGTTGAGCAGAAGGATCTCGTCGAGGAGACCCAGGGCCGGCGCGGGGGGGAGGTCGTCCGTGTGCTCAAGGCGAGCCTCCCCGGCGTGGTGCCGGGGTGCGTGATCGACTACGGCTACTCGTACACCTGGCCGAGGTACAACCCGTGGCTGCGCGTCCCCATCCAGTGGCGGTGGCCCGTCCGGCAGTTCCGGTACCGATGGGTTCCGCCCGAGGATTTCACCAGCTCATACTTCACCGAGCGGATCGAGGGGCTGGACGTCGTGATCAAGAACGAGCCGAGAGCGATCTCGGTCACCGGCCGCAATCTCCCTGCGGTGCCGGACGAGCCCTTCATGCCCCCGCGGGAAGAGCTGGGAGCGGCCATCTCGTTCACCTCGACGACGGTCGGCCTCTCGGCCGAGGGCTTCTGGGGCAGGGTCTCGCAGGACCTCGATCGCCGCACCGCCCAGTTCCTCGGGAACGGGAAAGCGATCTCGACGCTGCTCTCGGCGAGCGGCGTCGTCACCGGGGAGCCACGAGCCGCATCGCTTCGCCGGGTGTACGACTGGATCCGCGCGCACGTCCGTGACGTCGACTCAGGGGATGCCGAGGACTTCCCCGACCAGTACGAGCTGGACGAAGCCGTCCGCCGGGGGCAGAAGCCGGCGGCCGCGAGCACCGCCGAGGACATCGTGCGAGCCGGCGAGGGGCACGCGTCGGAGCTGGCGCTCCTCTTCATCGGCGCCGCGCGCGCCCTCGGGGATCGCGCTTTTCCCGTTCTCGCGACCGACCGGCGCACGCGCTATTACAACGAGCTGCTGATGGGGCTCAGCCAGTTCGAGTACGAGGTCGCCGTCGTCTGGGATCCGGCCATACCCGGGGATCCCGAGCTCGTCGTGGCGCCCGGATCCGGCCTCCCGATCGGCGAGCTCCCGTGGTGGATCACGGGGACGCGCGGATTCCTCGCGGCCCCCGAGCGCCCCCGCACCCTGATGCTTCCTCCGGCCCAGGCGCGGCGCAACGTGCGCGACACGAAGGCCGAGGTGACCTTCCCGGGCGGAGGGGGGCCGGCGCACGTGAGCTTCTCGGTCGCGGGCACAGGACAGCCCTCCTACGTCGAGCGCACGGAGCTCCTCCAACTGGGGAGCGAGGCCCGGAAGGCGAGGCTGGTCGAGATGTGCTGGGGTCACTCCACTCTCGACGTTGCCGAGGCCGATTACCCGGGTCTCGACGAACGTCGCGACGACGCGAGGAGGGTCTGTGCGGGGGAAAATCAGGGTCCGGGACCGTTAGCGGACGCCGCCGCGTGCGAGTTCGCGATCCAGGGGCCGTGGAGCGTCGGCGCCCCGATCCTCCCGGAGGAGAATCGCACGCATCCCATCGTGCTTCCCTACCCCGAGACCGACATCCTGAGCCTCGACGTGACGACGCCCCCGGGATTCGAGACCACCGCGCCGCCCGAGACCGTCACCTTCGAGAGCCCGTACGGGCGATATCTTCTCTCGGTGACGGCGACCGAGACCGGGTACCATGTCGAGCGCATGTCGACGATCACCGCGCTCGGCCTGCCGGCATCGGAGTACGCGCCGTTCCGGGAGTTCTTCGAGCGGATCCGCAAGGCCGACAAGACAGCCCTCCACTTCACCCGGAGCGCCCCGAAGCCATGA
- a CDS encoding DUF3857 domain-containing protein — MTNRRRAAALSIAFLAALAGGPEVFAARLPDWAKEIADTAPPAPEGVAPYPARVLLDEMRYQIHPDGSMDVRHRFAAQALSSRSDSVGTGYFGVTDTMKVTASKAWHVPPGEKASRSWGPAAEVALGDNFLSDTKLRVVQVKDVKKGSLVFYEFEAEDNPRLLPITEYFYDDAPASAHRLEIETPPGWRLDTAWLRLQGPEPSVSGNVSTWTIRDLPAPEKEPLSSDPLDRSPLLVVNPVPPAGVKPGQTVVSSWTDFARWQEEIFRGRDALTPKVAEAAKGAMGEGADFFAKVKAVATYVRDKVRYVDIELGIGGMQPRPATETLSNLYGDCKDKGTLFRSFLHAADIASYPVLVNLSHSDTLSPDVPGWGFNHFIVAVPVPGGKEIPASFAPSVVDAGDLGKMLIVDTTDERTAIGSLSASLGGKRALLVAGDRSRMIQLPSGDPAVHTLVRRLKVEMLPNRSLSVVRESHYRGTFAWEARSRYSSSSVERRKGVEQRILQIWPDATVKEFRTDYETADGEFIETLDIALRPVPSSGTAAKIDLFPGAAADVERVPLSKRKSPVDYGFAQTVRYEVTLTGVPESAALPGAQASSGDGWKVTTSYARENGAIVATWEVVLSRARFEPEAFAELRKFWSAMASASSWVINLPA; from the coding sequence ATGACGAACCGCCGTCGCGCCGCCGCGCTGTCGATCGCCTTCCTCGCCGCGCTCGCCGGGGGGCCGGAGGTCTTCGCCGCGCGCCTCCCCGACTGGGCGAAGGAGATCGCGGACACCGCCCCCCCGGCCCCCGAAGGGGTCGCGCCGTACCCCGCGCGCGTCCTCCTGGACGAGATGCGCTACCAGATCCACCCCGACGGCTCGATGGACGTCCGCCACCGGTTCGCGGCGCAGGCGCTCAGCAGCCGCTCGGATTCCGTCGGCACGGGGTATTTCGGAGTCACGGACACCATGAAGGTGACCGCGTCGAAGGCGTGGCACGTTCCACCCGGCGAGAAGGCGTCACGAAGCTGGGGGCCCGCCGCGGAGGTCGCCCTCGGCGACAACTTCCTCAGCGACACGAAGCTGCGCGTGGTTCAGGTGAAGGACGTGAAGAAGGGAAGCCTCGTCTTCTACGAGTTCGAGGCGGAGGACAATCCCAGGCTGCTTCCCATCACGGAATACTTCTACGACGACGCGCCCGCCTCCGCGCACCGGCTCGAGATCGAGACGCCGCCGGGGTGGAGGCTCGACACGGCGTGGCTGCGCCTGCAGGGACCCGAGCCCTCCGTGTCGGGGAACGTGAGCACCTGGACGATCCGGGACCTGCCGGCGCCGGAGAAAGAGCCGCTGAGCTCCGATCCGCTGGACCGATCTCCCCTCCTCGTCGTGAATCCGGTTCCGCCCGCGGGCGTGAAGCCGGGGCAGACGGTCGTCTCGAGCTGGACCGACTTCGCGCGGTGGCAGGAGGAGATCTTCCGCGGCCGCGACGCGCTGACGCCGAAGGTGGCCGAGGCGGCGAAGGGGGCGATGGGGGAGGGGGCGGACTTCTTCGCGAAGGTCAAGGCGGTCGCGACGTACGTTCGCGACAAGGTCCGCTACGTCGACATCGAGCTGGGGATCGGCGGGATGCAGCCGCGCCCGGCGACGGAGACGCTGTCGAACCTGTACGGTGACTGCAAGGACAAGGGGACTCTCTTCCGGTCGTTTCTCCACGCGGCCGACATCGCGTCGTACCCCGTGCTCGTCAACCTGAGCCACAGCGACACGCTCTCCCCCGACGTCCCCGGATGGGGGTTCAACCATTTCATCGTGGCGGTGCCGGTTCCCGGGGGAAAGGAGATCCCCGCGAGCTTCGCCCCCTCGGTCGTCGACGCCGGAGATCTGGGGAAGATGCTGATCGTCGACACGACCGACGAGAGGACGGCGATCGGGTCGCTCTCGGCGAGCCTCGGCGGGAAGCGCGCGCTCCTCGTCGCCGGAGATCGCAGCCGCATGATCCAGCTTCCTTCGGGCGATCCGGCCGTCCACACCCTCGTGCGCAGGCTCAAGGTCGAGATGCTCCCGAACCGTTCTCTCTCCGTCGTCCGCGAGTCGCACTACCGGGGGACCTTCGCCTGGGAGGCGCGCTCGCGCTACAGCAGCTCGTCGGTCGAGCGCCGGAAGGGGGTCGAGCAGCGCATCCTCCAGATCTGGCCCGACGCGACGGTGAAGGAGTTCAGGACCGACTACGAGACGGCCGACGGGGAGTTCATCGAGACGCTCGACATCGCCCTTCGCCCCGTCCCGTCGAGCGGCACGGCGGCGAAGATCGATCTCTTCCCCGGCGCCGCCGCCGACGTCGAGCGCGTGCCCCTCTCGAAGCGAAAGAGCCCCGTGGACTACGGCTTCGCGCAGACGGTCCGCTACGAGGTGACGCTCACCGGCGTCCCGGAGTCGGCGGCGCTTCCCGGCGCCCAGGCCTCGTCCGGTGATGGGTGGAAGGTGACGACGAGCTACGCGCGGGAGAACGGGGCCATCGTCGCGACGTGGGAGGTCGTCCTGTCGCGCGCGCGCTTCGAGCCCGAGGCCTTCGCGGAGCTCAGGAAGTTCTGGTCGGCGATGGCCTCGGCCTCCTCGTGGGTGATCAACCTTCCCGCGTGA